From one uncultured Paludibacter sp. genomic stretch:
- a CDS encoding hypothetical protein (Evidence 5 : Unknown function): protein MINLFVKNNWYSKKKYVLSHFILVLMLNFLFVKNHVGKRKNKI from the coding sequence GTGATTAATTTATTTGTAAAAAATAATTGGTATTCTAAAAAAAAATACGTACTTTCGCACTTTATTTTGGTGCTGATGTTGAACTTTTTATTTGTAAAAAACCATGTCGGAAAAAGAAAAAACAAGATATAG